The Equus asinus isolate D_3611 breed Donkey chromosome 4, EquAss-T2T_v2, whole genome shotgun sequence genome has a segment encoding these proteins:
- the LMF2 gene encoding lipase maturation factor 2 isoform X2: protein MHGVAAAVRFLRAWAMEGLYGAEGILPARRMLRPQGKGRWQQLWETPTLLWEAPTLGLDTAQGLELLSLLGTLLALGALLLRRLRHLLIYLVLWAAYLSACQVGQVFLYFQWDSLLLETGFLAMLVAPLRQHPHYKQAPQGALAGALPHEGLPFWLVRWLLFRLMFASGVVKLTSRCPAWWGLTALTYHYETQCLPTPASWFAHHLPVWLHKLSVVATFLIEIAVPPLFFAPVRRLRLAAFYSQVLLQVLIIITGNYNFFNLLTLVLTTALLDDKHLAAKSRNSQRRKTPASWPKALLAMLSWLLELTTYALLAYGTAHYFGLEIDWEKHTVRSRTTFTFHQFSQWLKMVTLPTMWLGVASLTWELLTALWRWTQVRGWLRKLCAAVQLSIFGTATVALFTISLVPYSYVEPSTHGRLWTGAHRLFGAVEHLQLANSYGLFRRMTGLGGRPEVVLEGSYDGHHWTEIEFMYKPGNVSRPPPLIVPHQPRLDWQMWFAALGPHTHSPWFTSLVLRLLQGKEPVIRLLQNDVAQYPFHKQPPTYVRAQRYKYWFSQPGEQGRWWRRQWVEEFFPPVSLGDPLLDALLRQFGLEDKSPARTRSSSSTLAQALHWVRKQLSPLEAPSLLWGLLVTLGAIRFMQVLLGPRPPRSSPLAREEKYRSASKKDSGAASTQATPAPDNGSSGSQTPRRKK, encoded by the exons ATGCATGGGGTAGCGGCTGCGGTTCGTTTCCTGCGTGCCTGGGCTATGGAGG GGCTTTATGGTGCTGAGGGCATCTTACCTGCACGGAGGATGCTGCGGCCACAGGGCAAGGGACGCTGGCAGCAGCTGTGGGAGACCCCGACGCTGCTGTGGGAGGCACCGACACTGGGGCTGGACACAGCGCAGGGCCTGGAGCTGTTGAGCCTGCTGGGCACCCTGCTGGCCCTGGGCGCACTGCTGCTGCGCCGGCTGCGCCACCTCCTCATCTACCTGGTGCTCTGGGCCGCCTACCTGTCAGCCTGCCAG GTGGGCCAGGTGTTTCTTTATTTCCAGTG GGATTCCCTGCTCCTGGAGACTGGCTTCCTGGCCATGCTGGTGGCCCCCCTGAGGCAGCACCCCCACTACAAGCAGGCCCCCCAAGGGGCGCTGGCAGGGGCCTTGCCCCATGAAGGCCTCCCCTTCTGGCTCGTGCGCTGGCTGCTGTTTCGCCTCATGTTTGCCTCGGGTGTGGTCAAGCTGACCAGCCGTTGCCCCGCGTGGTGGGGGCTCACTG CCCTCACCTACCACTACGAGACGCAGTGCCTGCCCACACCTGCCTCCTGGTTTGCCCACCACCTGCCCGTCTGGCTACACAAGCTCAGCGTGGTGGCCACCTTCCTTATTGAGATCGCAGTGCCTCCTCTGTTCTTCGCTCCTGTTCGCCGCCTGCGCTTGGCAGCCTTCTATTCCCAG GTCTTGCTGCAAGTCCTAATTATCATCACTGGCAACTATAACTTCTTCAACCTGCTCACTCTGGTGCTCACCACTGCCCTCCTGGACGACAAGCACCTGGCTGCCAAGTCTCGCAACAGCCAACGCAGAAAGACGCCCGCCT CCTGGCCCAAAGCTCTGCTGGCCATGCTCTCATGGCTGCTAGAATTGACCACTTATGCGCTGCTGGCCTACGGCACCGCGCACTACTTTGGCCTGGAGATAGACTGGGAGAAGCACACCGTTCGCTCCAGAACCA CCTTCACCTTCCACCAGTTCTCCCAGTGGCTGAAGATGGTGACCCTGCCCACTATGTGGCTGGGGGTGGCCTCCCTCACCTGGGAACTGCTGACCGCCCTCTGGAG GTGGACCCAGGTGCGAGGGTGGCTGCGGAAGCTCTGTGCTGCAGTCCAGCTGTCCATCTTTGGCACTGCCACAGTGGCCTTGTTCACAATTAGCCTG GTGCCGTACTCCTACGTGGAGCCCTCGACCCATGGGCGCCTCTGGACTGGGGCCCATCGCCTGTTTGGCGCTGTGGAGCACCTGCAGCTGGCCAACTCCTATGGCCTCTTCCGCCGGATGACTGGTCTGGGTGGACGGCCTGAGGTGGTGCTGGAGGGCAGCTATGACGGGCACCACTGGACG GAGATCGAGTTCATGTACAAGCCTGGGAACGTGAGCCGCCCACCTCCCCTCATCGTGCCCCACCAGCCGCGCCTTGATTGGCAGATGTGGTTTGCAGCCCTGGGCCCACACACGCACAGCCCCTGGTTCACTAGCCTAGTCCTCCGCCTGCTGCAGGGCAAAGAGCCAG TCATCCGCCTCCTCCAGAACGATGTGGCCCAGTACCCCTTCCACAAGCAGCCACCCACCTACGTGCGGGCCCAGCGCTACAAGTACTGGTTCTCGCAGCCTGGGGAGCAGGG TCGGTGGTGGCGACGCCAGTGGGTAGAGGAATTCTTCCCACCCGTGTCCCTGGGGGACCCGTTGCTGGACGCGCTGCTCAGGCAGTTTGGCCTTGAG GACAAGAGCCCGGCCCGGACCCGCAGCTCCAGCAGCACCCTGGCCCAGGCCCTCCATTGGGTACGGAAACAGCTATCTCCCCTGGAggctccctccctgctctggggGCTCCTGGTCACACTGGGGGCCATTAGGTTCATGCAGGTCCTGCTGGGCCCCCGTCCCCCCCGCTCCTCCCCTCTGGCCAGGGAGGAGAAGTACAGGTCTGCCTCCAAGAAGGACTCGGGAGCTGCCAGCACACAGGCTACCCCAGCCCCCGACAACGGCAGCAGCGGTTCTCAGACCCCCCGGCGGAAAAAGTAG
- the MIOX gene encoding inositol oxygenase: MKVIVGPDPSLVYRPDVDPETVKDKSSFRNYTSGPLLDRVFATYKLMHTHQTVDFVRKKHSQFGGFSYKKMTVLEAVDMLDRLVDESDPDVDFPNSFHAFQTAEGIRKAHPDKDWFHLVGLLHDLGKVLVLAGEPQWAVVGDTFPVGCRPQASVVFRDSTFQDNPDLQDPRYSTELGMYQPHCGLKNVLMSWGHDEYMYQMMKFNKFSLPLEAFYMIRFHSFYPWHTGGDYQQLCSEQDLAMLPWVQEFNKFDLYTKCPDLPDVDKLRPYYQGLIDKYCPGMLSW; encoded by the exons ATGAAGGTGATTGTG GGCCCAGACCCATCACTGGTCTACCGGCCTGATGTGGATCCAGAGACAGTCAAAGACAAGAGCAGCTTCCGGAACTACACT TCCGGCCCGCTCCTGGACCGCGTCTTCGCCACCTACAAGCTCATGCACACGCATCAAACTGTGGATTTTGTCAGGAAGAAG CACTCCCAGTTTGGGGGCTTCTCCTACAAAAAAATGACCGTCTTGGAGGCCGTGGACATGCTGGATCGGCTGGTGGACGAGTCGGACCCAGACGTGGACTTCCCCAACTCCTTCCATGCCTTCCAGACAGCCGAGGGCATCCGGAAGGCCCACCCTGACAAGG ACTGGTTCCACCTCGTCGGGCTCCTGCACGACCTGGGAAAGGTCCTGGTTCTAGCGGGGGAGCCCCAG TGGGCAGTTGTTGGAGACACGTTCCCAGTTGGCTGCCGTCCTCAGGCCTCCGTGGTTTTCCGTGACTCCACCTTCCAGGACAACCCGGACCTCCAGGATCCTCGATACAG CACAGAGCTTGGCATGTACCAGCCCCACTGTGGGCTCAAGAACGTCCTCATGTCCTGGGGCCATGACG AGTACATGTACCAGATGATGAAGTTCAACAAATTCTCCCTCCCCCTGGAG gcctTCTACATGATCAGATTCCACTCCTTCTACCCATGGCACACGGGCGGCGACTACCAGCAGCTGTGCAGCGAGCAGGACCTGGCCATGCTGCCCTGGGTGCAGGAATTCAA CAAGTTTGACCTCTACACCAAGTGCCCTGACCTGCCGGATGTGGACAAGCTGCGGCCCTACTACCAGGGGCTCATCGACAAGTACTGCCCCGGCATGCTGAGCTGGTGA
- the LMF2 gene encoding lipase maturation factor 2 isoform X3, producing MLVAPLRQHPHYKQAPQGALAGALPHEGLPFWLVRWLLFRLMFASGVVKLTSRCPAWWGLTALTYHYETQCLPTPASWFAHHLPVWLHKLSVVATFLIEIAVPPLFFAPVRRLRLAAFYSQVLLQVLIIITGNYNFFNLLTLVLTTALLDDKHLAAKSRNSQRRKTPASWPKALLAMLSWLLELTTYALLAYGTAHYFGLEIDWEKHTVRSRTTFTFHQFSQWLKMVTLPTMWLGVASLTWELLTALWRWTQVRGWLRKLCAAVQLSIFGTATVALFTISLVPYSYVEPSTHGRLWTGAHRLFGAVEHLQLANSYGLFRRMTGLGGRPEVVLEGSYDGHHWTEIEFMYKPGNVSRPPPLIVPHQPRLDWQMWFAALGPHTHSPWFTSLVLRLLQGKEPVIRLLQNDVAQYPFHKQPPTYVRAQRYKYWFSQPGEQGRWWRRQWVEEFFPPVSLGDPLLDALLRQFGLEDKSPARTRSSSSTLAQALHWVRKQLSPLEAPSLLWGLLVTLGAIRFMQVLLGPRPPRSSPLAREEKYRSASKKDSGAASTQATPAPDNGSSGSQTPRRKK from the exons ATGCTGGTGGCCCCCCTGAGGCAGCACCCCCACTACAAGCAGGCCCCCCAAGGGGCGCTGGCAGGGGCCTTGCCCCATGAAGGCCTCCCCTTCTGGCTCGTGCGCTGGCTGCTGTTTCGCCTCATGTTTGCCTCGGGTGTGGTCAAGCTGACCAGCCGTTGCCCCGCGTGGTGGGGGCTCACTG CCCTCACCTACCACTACGAGACGCAGTGCCTGCCCACACCTGCCTCCTGGTTTGCCCACCACCTGCCCGTCTGGCTACACAAGCTCAGCGTGGTGGCCACCTTCCTTATTGAGATCGCAGTGCCTCCTCTGTTCTTCGCTCCTGTTCGCCGCCTGCGCTTGGCAGCCTTCTATTCCCAG GTCTTGCTGCAAGTCCTAATTATCATCACTGGCAACTATAACTTCTTCAACCTGCTCACTCTGGTGCTCACCACTGCCCTCCTGGACGACAAGCACCTGGCTGCCAAGTCTCGCAACAGCCAACGCAGAAAGACGCCCGCCT CCTGGCCCAAAGCTCTGCTGGCCATGCTCTCATGGCTGCTAGAATTGACCACTTATGCGCTGCTGGCCTACGGCACCGCGCACTACTTTGGCCTGGAGATAGACTGGGAGAAGCACACCGTTCGCTCCAGAACCA CCTTCACCTTCCACCAGTTCTCCCAGTGGCTGAAGATGGTGACCCTGCCCACTATGTGGCTGGGGGTGGCCTCCCTCACCTGGGAACTGCTGACCGCCCTCTGGAG GTGGACCCAGGTGCGAGGGTGGCTGCGGAAGCTCTGTGCTGCAGTCCAGCTGTCCATCTTTGGCACTGCCACAGTGGCCTTGTTCACAATTAGCCTG GTGCCGTACTCCTACGTGGAGCCCTCGACCCATGGGCGCCTCTGGACTGGGGCCCATCGCCTGTTTGGCGCTGTGGAGCACCTGCAGCTGGCCAACTCCTATGGCCTCTTCCGCCGGATGACTGGTCTGGGTGGACGGCCTGAGGTGGTGCTGGAGGGCAGCTATGACGGGCACCACTGGACG GAGATCGAGTTCATGTACAAGCCTGGGAACGTGAGCCGCCCACCTCCCCTCATCGTGCCCCACCAGCCGCGCCTTGATTGGCAGATGTGGTTTGCAGCCCTGGGCCCACACACGCACAGCCCCTGGTTCACTAGCCTAGTCCTCCGCCTGCTGCAGGGCAAAGAGCCAG TCATCCGCCTCCTCCAGAACGATGTGGCCCAGTACCCCTTCCACAAGCAGCCACCCACCTACGTGCGGGCCCAGCGCTACAAGTACTGGTTCTCGCAGCCTGGGGAGCAGGG TCGGTGGTGGCGACGCCAGTGGGTAGAGGAATTCTTCCCACCCGTGTCCCTGGGGGACCCGTTGCTGGACGCGCTGCTCAGGCAGTTTGGCCTTGAG GACAAGAGCCCGGCCCGGACCCGCAGCTCCAGCAGCACCCTGGCCCAGGCCCTCCATTGGGTACGGAAACAGCTATCTCCCCTGGAggctccctccctgctctggggGCTCCTGGTCACACTGGGGGCCATTAGGTTCATGCAGGTCCTGCTGGGCCCCCGTCCCCCCCGCTCCTCCCCTCTGGCCAGGGAGGAGAAGTACAGGTCTGCCTCCAAGAAGGACTCGGGAGCTGCCAGCACACAGGCTACCCCAGCCCCCGACAACGGCAGCAGCGGTTCTCAGACCCCCCGGCGGAAAAAGTAG
- the LMF2 gene encoding lipase maturation factor 2 isoform X1, producing MAGSRLPRQLFLQGVAAVFMFAFASLYTQIPGLYGAEGILPARRMLRPQGKGRWQQLWETPTLLWEAPTLGLDTAQGLELLSLLGTLLALGALLLRRLRHLLIYLVLWAAYLSACQVGQVFLYFQWDSLLLETGFLAMLVAPLRQHPHYKQAPQGALAGALPHEGLPFWLVRWLLFRLMFASGVVKLTSRCPAWWGLTALTYHYETQCLPTPASWFAHHLPVWLHKLSVVATFLIEIAVPPLFFAPVRRLRLAAFYSQVLLQVLIIITGNYNFFNLLTLVLTTALLDDKHLAAKSRNSQRRKTPASWPKALLAMLSWLLELTTYALLAYGTAHYFGLEIDWEKHTVRSRTTFTFHQFSQWLKMVTLPTMWLGVASLTWELLTALWRWTQVRGWLRKLCAAVQLSIFGTATVALFTISLVPYSYVEPSTHGRLWTGAHRLFGAVEHLQLANSYGLFRRMTGLGGRPEVVLEGSYDGHHWTEIEFMYKPGNVSRPPPLIVPHQPRLDWQMWFAALGPHTHSPWFTSLVLRLLQGKEPVIRLLQNDVAQYPFHKQPPTYVRAQRYKYWFSQPGEQGRWWRRQWVEEFFPPVSLGDPLLDALLRQFGLEDKSPARTRSSSSTLAQALHWVRKQLSPLEAPSLLWGLLVTLGAIRFMQVLLGPRPPRSSPLAREEKYRSASKKDSGAASTQATPAPDNGSSGSQTPRRKK from the exons ATGGCGGGTTCCCGGCTCCCTCGGCAGCTTTTCCTCCAGGGCGTGGCCGCCGTCTTTATGTTCGCCTTCGCTTCCCTCTACACGCAGATCCCGG GGCTTTATGGTGCTGAGGGCATCTTACCTGCACGGAGGATGCTGCGGCCACAGGGCAAGGGACGCTGGCAGCAGCTGTGGGAGACCCCGACGCTGCTGTGGGAGGCACCGACACTGGGGCTGGACACAGCGCAGGGCCTGGAGCTGTTGAGCCTGCTGGGCACCCTGCTGGCCCTGGGCGCACTGCTGCTGCGCCGGCTGCGCCACCTCCTCATCTACCTGGTGCTCTGGGCCGCCTACCTGTCAGCCTGCCAG GTGGGCCAGGTGTTTCTTTATTTCCAGTG GGATTCCCTGCTCCTGGAGACTGGCTTCCTGGCCATGCTGGTGGCCCCCCTGAGGCAGCACCCCCACTACAAGCAGGCCCCCCAAGGGGCGCTGGCAGGGGCCTTGCCCCATGAAGGCCTCCCCTTCTGGCTCGTGCGCTGGCTGCTGTTTCGCCTCATGTTTGCCTCGGGTGTGGTCAAGCTGACCAGCCGTTGCCCCGCGTGGTGGGGGCTCACTG CCCTCACCTACCACTACGAGACGCAGTGCCTGCCCACACCTGCCTCCTGGTTTGCCCACCACCTGCCCGTCTGGCTACACAAGCTCAGCGTGGTGGCCACCTTCCTTATTGAGATCGCAGTGCCTCCTCTGTTCTTCGCTCCTGTTCGCCGCCTGCGCTTGGCAGCCTTCTATTCCCAG GTCTTGCTGCAAGTCCTAATTATCATCACTGGCAACTATAACTTCTTCAACCTGCTCACTCTGGTGCTCACCACTGCCCTCCTGGACGACAAGCACCTGGCTGCCAAGTCTCGCAACAGCCAACGCAGAAAGACGCCCGCCT CCTGGCCCAAAGCTCTGCTGGCCATGCTCTCATGGCTGCTAGAATTGACCACTTATGCGCTGCTGGCCTACGGCACCGCGCACTACTTTGGCCTGGAGATAGACTGGGAGAAGCACACCGTTCGCTCCAGAACCA CCTTCACCTTCCACCAGTTCTCCCAGTGGCTGAAGATGGTGACCCTGCCCACTATGTGGCTGGGGGTGGCCTCCCTCACCTGGGAACTGCTGACCGCCCTCTGGAG GTGGACCCAGGTGCGAGGGTGGCTGCGGAAGCTCTGTGCTGCAGTCCAGCTGTCCATCTTTGGCACTGCCACAGTGGCCTTGTTCACAATTAGCCTG GTGCCGTACTCCTACGTGGAGCCCTCGACCCATGGGCGCCTCTGGACTGGGGCCCATCGCCTGTTTGGCGCTGTGGAGCACCTGCAGCTGGCCAACTCCTATGGCCTCTTCCGCCGGATGACTGGTCTGGGTGGACGGCCTGAGGTGGTGCTGGAGGGCAGCTATGACGGGCACCACTGGACG GAGATCGAGTTCATGTACAAGCCTGGGAACGTGAGCCGCCCACCTCCCCTCATCGTGCCCCACCAGCCGCGCCTTGATTGGCAGATGTGGTTTGCAGCCCTGGGCCCACACACGCACAGCCCCTGGTTCACTAGCCTAGTCCTCCGCCTGCTGCAGGGCAAAGAGCCAG TCATCCGCCTCCTCCAGAACGATGTGGCCCAGTACCCCTTCCACAAGCAGCCACCCACCTACGTGCGGGCCCAGCGCTACAAGTACTGGTTCTCGCAGCCTGGGGAGCAGGG TCGGTGGTGGCGACGCCAGTGGGTAGAGGAATTCTTCCCACCCGTGTCCCTGGGGGACCCGTTGCTGGACGCGCTGCTCAGGCAGTTTGGCCTTGAG GACAAGAGCCCGGCCCGGACCCGCAGCTCCAGCAGCACCCTGGCCCAGGCCCTCCATTGGGTACGGAAACAGCTATCTCCCCTGGAggctccctccctgctctggggGCTCCTGGTCACACTGGGGGCCATTAGGTTCATGCAGGTCCTGCTGGGCCCCCGTCCCCCCCGCTCCTCCCCTCTGGCCAGGGAGGAGAAGTACAGGTCTGCCTCCAAGAAGGACTCGGGAGCTGCCAGCACACAGGCTACCCCAGCCCCCGACAACGGCAGCAGCGGTTCTCAGACCCCCCGGCGGAAAAAGTAG